The following are encoded together in the Desulfococcus multivorans genome:
- a CDS encoding VacJ family lipoprotein — protein MESKRQTRWFWVMITLAGLFFVVTSAPAQEVPQQIQTLSAEDEAFAVAEALEEDEEPMPQIADPLYYLNKGFFHFNDKLYFWGLKPVAEIYRSVLPRPFRTGIRNFYVNLKMPIRFVNCLLQGKTDRAGVELGRFMVNTVFGGLGFWNAADLEPNLSEPPDEDLGQTFGSYGIPHGFYLVWPILGPSTLRDTFGRVGDMFIDPVTVMTPDASPYLNGHEQVNRLSLNIGDYESIKEAAVDPYESLKGIYLQYREKELKK, from the coding sequence ATGGAATCAAAAAGACAGACCAGGTGGTTTTGGGTGATGATCACGCTGGCGGGCCTATTTTTTGTTGTCACGAGCGCGCCGGCGCAGGAAGTTCCTCAGCAGATCCAAACGCTTTCGGCCGAAGACGAAGCTTTTGCCGTGGCGGAGGCACTGGAAGAGGATGAAGAACCCATGCCCCAGATTGCAGATCCTCTCTATTATTTAAACAAGGGCTTTTTTCATTTCAACGACAAGCTCTATTTCTGGGGCCTGAAGCCCGTTGCCGAAATTTATCGGTCGGTGCTGCCCAGACCCTTTAGAACCGGCATCCGGAATTTTTACGTCAATCTCAAGATGCCGATACGGTTCGTCAACTGCCTGCTCCAGGGCAAGACAGACCGGGCCGGCGTGGAATTGGGGCGGTTCATGGTCAATACCGTTTTCGGTGGTCTGGGGTTTTGGAACGCGGCGGATCTCGAACCCAATCTTTCGGAGCCCCCCGACGAGGATTTAGGGCAGACCTTCGGCTCTTACGGAATCCCCCACGGCTTCTACCTGGTGTGGCCCATTCTTGGCCCGTCGACGTTGAGGGATACCTTTGGAAGGGTCGGCGATATGTTCATCGATCCCGTTACCGTGATGACGCCGGACGCATCCCCTTACCTGAACGGTCATGAACAGGTGAACCGGCTTTCCTTGAACATTGGAGATTATGAATCGATAAAAGAGGCGGCGGTGGATCCATACGAATCCCTCAAAGGAATCTATCTCCAATATCGTGAAAAAGAACTCAAAAAATGA
- a CDS encoding MlaC/ttg2D family ABC transporter substrate-binding protein, whose product MMIRAIAIVIILLLNIQMPVYGAQTKPLDDIREPIENGIALLKDPQYAVASKRDEQREKIWEIVRDIFDFRIISMMALARDWKAFNARQQKDFTEAFTELLKTNYLNKIQGQFQDERVVFLGEDLLTEKKAVVRSKILRQDTEIPMDYKVVFSHGKWRIYDINIEGISLIKNYRTQFKSILAKESPDALIERIRETTREEKKSGKPSA is encoded by the coding sequence ATGATGATCAGAGCGATCGCGATTGTCATTATTTTGCTTTTAAACATTCAGATGCCGGTTTACGGCGCTCAGACAAAACCCTTGGACGATATCAGGGAACCCATTGAAAATGGGATCGCCCTGTTGAAAGATCCTCAGTATGCCGTCGCGTCAAAGCGAGATGAACAGCGGGAAAAAATCTGGGAGATCGTTCGGGATATTTTCGACTTCAGGATCATTTCAATGATGGCGCTGGCCCGGGATTGGAAGGCTTTCAACGCCAGACAGCAAAAGGATTTTACCGAGGCCTTTACGGAACTTCTCAAAACCAATTATCTCAACAAGATTCAAGGTCAGTTTCAAGACGAGCGGGTCGTTTTCCTCGGAGAAGACCTTCTTACCGAAAAAAAGGCCGTCGTCAGAAGCAAAATCCTTCGCCAGGACACCGAAATTCCCATGGACTACAAGGTCGTTTTCAGTCATGGGAAATGGCGGATTTACGATATCAACATCGAAGGCATCAGCCTCATCAAGAACTACCGGACCCAGTTCAAGAGCATTCTCGCCAAGGAATCTCCGGATGCGCTCATCGAGCGAATCCGGGAGACAACCCGGGAGGAGAAAAAAAGCGGAAAACCGAGCGCATAG
- the mlaD gene encoding outer membrane lipid asymmetry maintenance protein MlaD, whose translation MKKGTVETAVGIFFVIGIMCVGYLTVKLGKMEWIGSDYYTVNARFQSVAGLKEGAEVVISGVEIGKVDNISLDLDRMEALVRMKIKDEVRLSDDVIASVKTSGLIGDKYIRMSPGGSDDIIPPGGMIIETESPIDIEDLIGKYVFGGVSSSTGQE comes from the coding sequence ATGAAAAAAGGAACCGTTGAAACCGCCGTGGGGATCTTTTTCGTCATCGGCATCATGTGCGTGGGATATCTCACCGTCAAGTTGGGAAAAATGGAATGGATCGGCAGCGACTATTATACGGTCAATGCCCGCTTCCAATCGGTTGCCGGCCTGAAGGAAGGCGCCGAGGTGGTAATCTCCGGCGTGGAGATCGGCAAGGTGGACAACATCAGCCTTGATCTCGACCGGATGGAGGCGCTTGTCCGGATGAAGATCAAGGACGAAGTCCGGCTTTCCGACGACGTCATCGCCTCCGTCAAAACCTCTGGACTCATCGGAGACAAATATATTAGAATGTCGCCGGGCGGTTCGGACGACATCATTCCGCCGGGCGGAATGATCATCGAAACCGAATCCCCCATCGATATCGAAGATCTGATCGGCAAATACGTTTTTGGCGGGGTTTCATCATCCACCGGCCAGGAATAG
- a CDS encoding ATP-binding cassette domain-containing protein: MVQPLIQLQDVYKAFGDNVVLNGVSLSIFKGEITSIIGKSGEGKSVLLKHIIGLIEQDRGTILYEGKSISRMKKGERNALKKKFSYMFQATALFDSMTVFENIALPLKEKTRMPKKEIRERVRNKMHQLDLDDIDRDYPSQLSGGMKKRVALARALVTEPEIILFDEPTTGLDPIRKNAVHSMISDYQHRFGFTGVIVSHEIPDIFYISQRIAMLDEGRIIFEGSLEEMQSSDNPLIQQFIQGQESRRDGLTGLTPQPQGERRYQEEMARMRNDNTTFTIVILTIDNLDMVKKMGGYEARQTAFKQFASRVQQSLRITDICSRLGMNKILLILPRTRKDEAEELCRRMAEKFRSEGHMEIQAYPGFCFSVSAGMAEAEMDKPIAKLIAVAESAKNIFYEFKVC; this comes from the coding sequence ATGGTACAGCCTCTGATTCAATTGCAGGACGTCTATAAGGCATTCGGCGACAACGTCGTCCTGAACGGCGTCTCCTTGAGCATCTTCAAAGGGGAGATCACCTCCATCATCGGCAAAAGCGGCGAGGGCAAAAGTGTTCTTCTGAAGCACATCATCGGCCTCATCGAACAGGACCGGGGAACCATCCTTTACGAAGGAAAGTCGATATCCCGAATGAAAAAGGGTGAACGGAACGCCCTGAAAAAAAAATTCAGCTACATGTTCCAGGCAACCGCTCTTTTCGATTCCATGACCGTTTTTGAAAATATCGCCCTGCCCCTCAAGGAGAAAACCCGTATGCCCAAAAAAGAGATTCGGGAACGGGTGCGGAATAAGATGCATCAACTGGACCTTGACGACATCGATCGGGACTACCCTTCCCAGCTGTCCGGGGGTATGAAGAAACGGGTGGCCCTGGCCCGCGCGCTCGTCACTGAGCCCGAGATCATTCTCTTTGACGAGCCCACAACCGGCCTCGACCCCATCCGCAAAAACGCGGTTCACAGCATGATATCCGATTACCAGCATCGATTTGGGTTCACCGGCGTTATCGTCAGCCACGAAATTCCGGATATTTTCTACATTTCCCAGCGTATTGCCATGCTCGACGAAGGTAGAATCATTTTTGAAGGCAGTCTGGAGGAGATGCAATCCTCCGACAATCCCCTTATCCAGCAGTTCATCCAGGGACAGGAGAGCCGTCGCGACGGTTTGACAGGCCTGACGCCCCAACCCCAGGGAGAACGCCGCTACCAGGAGGAGATGGCCCGCATGCGGAACGACAACACCACCTTCACTATTGTCATATTGACGATCGACAACCTGGATATGGTGAAAAAGATGGGTGGATACGAGGCCCGGCAGACGGCTTTCAAACAGTTTGCCAGCCGGGTTCAGCAGTCCCTGAGAATCACGGATATCTGCTCGAGGCTGGGCATGAACAAGATCCTCCTGATCCTGCCCCGAACCCGCAAAGATGAGGCCGAAGAACTCTGTCGACGGATGGCTGAAAAATTCAGATCGGAAGGCCATATGGAGATTCAGGCCTACCCGGGGTTCTGCTTTTCCGTGAGCGCCGGAATGGCGGAGGCGGAGATGGACAAACCCATCGCAAAACTCATTGCTGTGGCGGAATCGGCGAAAAACATCTTTTACGAATTCAAGGTCTGCTAG
- a CDS encoding MlaE family ABC transporter permease, producing MNRLSMLTTSLTTIGAKIIFIVQELGRLGIFFFRGILHIFSFPIQFSKFLDQLYFIGMKSVLVICLTGAFTGMVLGFQGYYTLVKFGSEGILGTMVALTLIRELGPVLTAIMITGRAGSAMAAEIGIMRISEQIDALETMGINSIRFLYSPRLAAALVCFPLLTAIFDAVGIFGGYLTGSLLLGISPGIYFYRVEYSVQMVDINGGFIKAVVFGAVVITICCFQGYYTHTRKEGFGAKGVGFATTSAVVISSVLILATDYVLTSFLM from the coding sequence ATGAACCGGCTTTCGATGCTGACCACATCGCTCACCACGATCGGTGCCAAAATCATCTTTATCGTCCAGGAGTTGGGCCGGCTCGGGATCTTCTTTTTCCGGGGCATCCTCCATATCTTTTCATTTCCGATTCAATTCTCAAAATTCCTTGATCAGCTTTATTTCATCGGCATGAAGTCGGTTCTCGTCATCTGTCTGACAGGCGCCTTCACTGGAATGGTGCTGGGATTTCAAGGCTACTATACCCTCGTCAAATTCGGATCGGAGGGCATCCTGGGCACCATGGTGGCCCTCACCCTCATCCGGGAGCTGGGACCGGTTCTGACGGCCATCATGATCACCGGGAGAGCCGGCTCCGCCATGGCGGCGGAGATCGGCATCATGCGCATCTCCGAACAGATCGACGCTTTGGAGACTATGGGCATCAACTCCATCCGGTTCCTCTACAGCCCGAGACTTGCAGCCGCCCTCGTCTGTTTTCCCCTTCTTACTGCGATTTTCGACGCCGTCGGTATCTTCGGTGGATACCTGACCGGTTCGCTCCTTCTGGGCATCAGTCCGGGCATTTATTTCTATCGGGTGGAATACAGCGTCCAGATGGTGGACATCAACGGCGGATTCATCAAGGCCGTCGTCTTCGGGGCGGTGGTCATTACGATCTGCTGTTTCCAGGGGTACTATACCCATACCCGTAAAGAGGGATTCGGTGCAAAAGGGGTCGGTTTCGCCACGACTTCCGCCGTCGTCATCTCATCGGTTCTGATTCTGGCCACCGATTACGTGCTAACCTCATTCCTGATGTAG
- a CDS encoding flavodoxin domain-containing protein, producing the protein MKKVLVAYASRTGKTQKMAEFIAEGVRMLGHTADVKKISEFKKPEELNQYDAYVFGCPTYHRDMTAGMKTFLFLAENLNLTGKMGGAFGSYTHSGESAPMIYDTMEFVYKMDMTDLGALSLKEAAIETSDGMKACQDYGKAVGSKLPS; encoded by the coding sequence ATGAAAAAAGTGTTGGTTGCTTATGCAAGCAGAACGGGGAAAACCCAGAAAATGGCTGAGTTTATTGCGGAAGGCGTTCGCATGCTGGGCCATACCGCTGACGTCAAAAAAATCTCCGAATTCAAGAAACCGGAGGAACTGAATCAGTACGACGCATACGTGTTCGGCTGCCCGACCTACCACAGGGATATGACCGCCGGCATGAAAACCTTTCTTTTTCTCGCCGAAAACCTGAATCTCACCGGAAAGATGGGCGGTGCATTCGGTTCCTACACGCACAGCGGCGAGTCCGCACCCATGATTTACGATACCATGGAATTTGTCTACAAGATGGACATGACGGATCTGGGGGCATTGAGCCTGAAAGAGGCGGCGATCGAAACGTCCGACGGCATGAAAGCCTGCCAGGACTACGGAAAAGCGGTGGGATCGAAACTCCCCTCCTGA
- the cooS gene encoding anaerobic carbon-monoxide dehydrogenase catalytic subunit, with protein sequence MAEKKISKTIEAPVNLRDLTICDATVQMLEKARRDGVETAFDRAISMKACPIGADSACCKHCFMGPCRLNAKDPYGKVGVCGATIDTIMARNFARAVASGSAAHTDHGMGMLDLFREVVKGHAPEYRIKDVQKLEQVAQSIGIEVEGRTPEDIAMDLYKELERTYTQVEGEIPFAQRAPKKTQETWRKYDMIPRGSMREIMEMMHRTHMGVDQDFENLTKQFSRTALADGWGGSMVATEISDILFGTPKPVAVEVNMGVLKEDHVNVIVHGHEPNMFESMLVSVNEPTLIQAAKDAGAKGINLVGMCCSGAEMMSRHGVPHAGNFMSTEAILVTGAVDAMVVDVQCIKQGLVKVAECYGTPLLTTNYRCHIEGAQHIQFNETKPSECTDEMVIKAITRFKSRNKPIEIPKMRNMGIHGFSHEYINYMLGGSFRGSYTPLNDNIINGRIRGVAGVVGCTNPRVKQDWVHVELVKELIRNDVLVVQTGCSQVALAKAGLLTPEAAHLAGPGLSEVCETVGMPPVLGLGSCVDNSRILIACTEMVKTGGLGDSIADLPVAGAAPEYMSEKAIAIGQYFVASGVYTVFGVTFPIVKDTKFHDMLFRRMEEEWGLGKWGFTPDPYEMARLMIAHIDKKRKALGIDKARERVMMDFADRQKLEA encoded by the coding sequence ATGGCAGAGAAAAAAATTTCCAAAACCATCGAGGCACCCGTCAATCTGCGAGACCTCACCATTTGCGACGCTACGGTTCAGATGCTGGAGAAGGCCCGGCGTGACGGCGTCGAGACCGCCTTTGATCGGGCGATATCCATGAAGGCCTGCCCCATCGGTGCGGACTCCGCCTGTTGCAAACACTGTTTCATGGGGCCATGCCGTTTGAACGCCAAGGACCCTTACGGCAAGGTCGGTGTCTGCGGCGCAACCATTGACACCATCATGGCCCGAAACTTCGCCCGGGCGGTGGCTTCCGGATCAGCCGCCCACACCGATCACGGCATGGGCATGCTGGATCTCTTCCGTGAAGTCGTAAAAGGCCACGCACCGGAGTACCGCATCAAGGACGTCCAGAAACTGGAGCAGGTGGCCCAATCCATTGGCATCGAAGTCGAGGGGCGCACGCCCGAGGATATCGCCATGGATCTCTACAAGGAACTTGAGAGAACCTATACCCAGGTCGAGGGAGAAATTCCCTTTGCCCAGCGCGCCCCCAAAAAAACTCAGGAGACATGGCGTAAATACGACATGATTCCAAGGGGTTCCATGCGCGAAATCATGGAGATGATGCACCGGACACATATGGGCGTGGACCAGGATTTTGAAAACCTCACCAAGCAGTTCAGCCGGACAGCCTTGGCCGACGGATGGGGCGGTTCCATGGTGGCCACGGAGATCTCGGACATCCTGTTCGGAACCCCCAAACCGGTGGCGGTTGAGGTCAACATGGGTGTTCTGAAGGAAGATCACGTCAATGTTATCGTCCACGGTCACGAACCCAACATGTTCGAATCCATGCTCGTTTCCGTCAACGAGCCGACCCTGATCCAGGCAGCCAAGGATGCCGGCGCCAAGGGCATCAACCTGGTCGGCATGTGCTGCTCCGGCGCGGAGATGATGTCCCGCCACGGCGTGCCCCATGCCGGCAACTTCATGTCCACCGAAGCCATTCTGGTCACCGGCGCCGTCGACGCCATGGTTGTGGACGTCCAGTGCATCAAACAAGGCTTGGTCAAGGTCGCCGAATGTTATGGCACCCCGCTGCTAACAACCAACTACCGGTGCCATATCGAAGGTGCTCAGCATATTCAGTTCAATGAAACCAAACCCAGCGAATGTACCGATGAGATGGTCATCAAAGCCATTACCCGTTTTAAGAGCCGCAACAAACCCATCGAGATCCCGAAAATGCGCAACATGGGCATCCACGGCTTCTCCCACGAATACATCAACTATATGTTGGGCGGCAGTTTCCGGGGTTCCTACACACCGTTGAACGACAACATCATCAACGGCCGGATCCGCGGTGTCGCCGGCGTGGTGGGCTGCACCAACCCACGCGTCAAACAGGATTGGGTCCATGTGGAGTTGGTCAAAGAGTTGATCCGGAACGATGTCCTCGTCGTCCAGACCGGTTGCTCCCAAGTCGCCCTTGCCAAAGCCGGCCTGCTGACTCCCGAAGCCGCCCATTTGGCTGGCCCCGGACTGAGCGAGGTTTGTGAAACCGTCGGCATGCCCCCCGTTCTCGGTTTGGGTTCCTGCGTAGATAACAGCCGTATCCTCATCGCCTGCACCGAGATGGTGAAAACCGGCGGCCTCGGCGATAGCATCGCCGACCTGCCAGTTGCAGGCGCCGCCCCCGAATACATGAGTGAAAAGGCCATCGCCATTGGGCAGTACTTCGTCGCCTCGGGGGTCTACACAGTCTTCGGCGTCACCTTCCCCATCGTCAAGGATACGAAATTCCATGATATGCTCTTCCGGCGCATGGAAGAGGAATGGGGACTCGGCAAATGGGGTTTCACGCCGGATCCCTACGAGATGGCCCGGTTGATGATCGCCCACATCGACAAGAAGCGCAAGGCCCTGGGCATCGACAAGGCCCGGGAACGCGTCATGATGGACTTCGCCGATCGGCAGAAACTGGAAGCGTAA
- the lnt gene encoding apolipoprotein N-acyltransferase — protein sequence METLNRYFVERTDDLLAAGAGLLLTAAYPDVDLDWIAWAALVPLLTALKGASVRTAFRRGMVTGMVHYLTLIYWLVHTMRTYGGLPWYLAVPPLFLLSAYLSLYIGVFAAALARIPGVAPAMAAAPMLWTGLEYLRASLLSGFPWELLGYSQYRHLHLIQISDISGVYGVSFLVVMGNAVLFLSFAALTRRPWQGRPIRGRHVLSGLAAVLTAVVGVWGYGVFRLQATGQAVAAAPTLRAAVVQGNIDQMIKWDPAFQEQTVEKYLILSRSITPKADLVVWPETAVPFYFLNEPKLTERVVRGVRESGAYYVIGSPAFEQINGDIAYYNSAYLISPDGRPTGRYDKVHLVPFGEYVPLRQWLPFVRKLVAHVGDFKTGEMGKTLVVEGSERLFSAADRSDIRIGILICYEIIFSDLARAAAKNDARILVNVTNDAWYGRSSAPYQHFSMAVFRAVENRRALIRSANTGISGFVDPTGRIGGMTPLFVDAVLAQNLPVLSEKTVYTRTGDWFAATCLGITLITIMREIFRRKKHER from the coding sequence ATGGAAACGCTGAACCGATATTTCGTCGAACGGACCGACGACCTTCTTGCCGCAGGGGCGGGATTGTTGCTCACTGCCGCCTACCCCGATGTCGATTTGGACTGGATCGCATGGGCGGCGTTGGTGCCGTTGCTGACGGCACTGAAGGGCGCCTCCGTCCGGACCGCTTTCCGTCGAGGAATGGTGACGGGAATGGTCCATTACCTGACCCTGATTTACTGGTTGGTCCACACCATGCGGACCTACGGCGGGCTGCCCTGGTACCTCGCCGTTCCGCCGCTGTTCCTTCTTTCCGCCTATCTGTCCCTCTATATCGGCGTCTTCGCCGCGGCGTTAGCGAGGATTCCGGGAGTCGCCCCGGCCATGGCGGCGGCTCCGATGCTCTGGACAGGGTTGGAATATCTCCGTGCCTCTCTTCTGTCCGGGTTTCCATGGGAACTTTTAGGGTATTCCCAATATCGGCATTTGCATCTTATCCAGATTTCCGATATATCAGGTGTGTATGGGGTCTCTTTCCTGGTGGTGATGGGGAATGCCGTTCTTTTTCTATCGTTCGCCGCATTGACCCGGCGTCCATGGCAGGGACGACCGATAAGGGGGCGCCATGTCCTGAGCGGTCTCGCGGCTGTTCTCACAGCCGTCGTCGGGGTGTGGGGGTACGGCGTTTTTCGCCTTCAGGCCACAGGACAGGCCGTGGCCGCGGCACCGACACTCCGGGCTGCCGTTGTTCAGGGCAACATCGACCAGATGATTAAATGGGATCCGGCCTTTCAGGAGCAGACCGTCGAGAAATACCTGATCCTATCCCGAAGCATCACTCCAAAGGCGGATCTCGTGGTCTGGCCCGAAACCGCCGTTCCCTTTTATTTTCTGAACGAGCCGAAGCTGACCGAACGCGTTGTCCGGGGCGTCCGGGAGAGCGGCGCTTATTACGTCATCGGCAGTCCGGCCTTCGAACAGATAAACGGTGATATCGCCTATTACAACAGTGCCTACCTCATTTCACCCGACGGTCGGCCGACGGGGCGATACGACAAGGTGCATCTCGTGCCCTTTGGGGAATATGTGCCGCTTAGGCAATGGTTGCCGTTTGTCCGAAAACTGGTGGCTCATGTGGGTGATTTCAAGACCGGAGAAATGGGAAAAACGCTTGTTGTGGAGGGCTCCGAAAGACTGTTTTCGGCGGCGGATCGATCCGACATCAGGATCGGAATCCTGATCTGTTACGAAATCATTTTTTCGGACCTGGCTCGAGCCGCCGCAAAAAACGATGCGCGGATTCTGGTCAACGTCACCAATGATGCATGGTACGGCCGCAGCAGCGCACCCTATCAGCATTTTTCCATGGCGGTTTTCCGGGCGGTGGAAAACCGACGGGCGCTGATTCGATCGGCCAACACCGGCATCAGCGGATTCGTGGATCCTACGGGGCGGATCGGCGGTATGACGCCGCTCTTTGTCGATGCCGTTCTGGCGCAGAATCTGCCGGTACTGTCCGAAAAAACTGTTTACACCCGAACGGGAGACTGGTTTGCGGCGACCTGTCTCGGGATTACCTTAATAACGATAATGAGGGAAATTTTCAGGAGGAAAAAACATGAACGTTGA
- the prfB gene encoding peptide chain release factor 2 (programmed frameshift) — protein MNVELKQTIRDMHAKLGQLRGYLDLAGKERRLAEIEKISAAQGFWEHPEESKLILKERTSIAHKVDEYRKLVQDLEDGELLLDMALEENDAGVEAEAARDILALENRIKRFSLDLMLDGENDENSAIVSINAGAGGTEAQDWAEMLFRMYARWVERKGYKSEIIDLQPGDEAGIKSVTFTAEGRYAYGYLRSEKGIHRLVRISPFNAGGKRHTSFASVFVFPELDNEIVVDIDEKDLRVDVYRASGAGGQHVNKTSSAVRLTHLPTGIVVQCQQEKSQHRNKDLAMKVLRSRLYEFEKRKQDEKIQEMTAGKDDIAWGNQIRSYVLHPYQMVKDHRIGLDVGNVNSVLDGDIDEFIEGVLLARKS, from the exons ATGAACGTTGAACTGAAACAGACGATCAGGGATATGCACGCCAAACTCGGACAGTTAAGAGGGTATCTT GACCTGGCGGGAAAGGAGAGACGCCTCGCGGAAATTGAAAAGATCAGCGCGGCTCAAGGGTTTTGGGAGCATCCCGAGGAAAGCAAGCTGATTTTGAAGGAACGCACCTCCATCGCCCACAAGGTCGATGAATACAGAAAGCTCGTTCAGGATTTGGAGGACGGGGAGTTGCTCCTGGACATGGCTCTGGAAGAAAACGATGCGGGGGTCGAGGCCGAAGCGGCGCGGGACATCCTCGCCCTTGAAAATCGGATCAAAAGATTTTCCCTGGACCTCATGCTTGACGGTGAGAACGATGAGAACAGCGCCATCGTTTCCATCAATGCCGGCGCCGGCGGAACCGAAGCTCAGGATTGGGCGGAGATGCTGTTTCGAATGTACGCCAGGTGGGTGGAGCGGAAAGGCTACAAGAGTGAAATCATCGATCTGCAACCCGGAGACGAAGCCGGCATCAAAAGTGTCACGTTTACGGCCGAGGGGCGCTATGCTTATGGGTATCTCAGGTCCGAAAAGGGGATCCATCGATTGGTGAGGATTTCACCTTTCAATGCCGGGGGAAAGCGACATACCTCGTTTGCCTCGGTATTTGTTTTTCCGGAACTGGACAATGAGATTGTCGTCGATATCGATGAGAAGGATCTCCGGGTGGATGTCTACCGGGCGAGCGGCGCCGGAGGACAGCATGTCAACAAGACCAGCAGCGCCGTCAGGCTGACACACCTGCCCACGGGGATCGTGGTGCAGTGTCAGCAGGAAAAATCCCAGCATCGCAATAAGGATCTGGCCATGAAGGTCCTGCGCTCCCGCCTCTATGAGTTCGAAAAACGGAAACAGGATGAAAAAATCCAGGAGATGACCGCCGGAAAGGACGACATCGCATGGGGCAACCAGATTCGTTCCTATGTACTCCATCCCTACCAGATGGTGAAGGATCACCGAATCGGACTGGATGTCGGTAACGTGAACAGCGTCCTCGATGGGGATATCGACGAGTTCATCGAAGGCGTCCTCCTGGCCCGTAAATCCTGA
- a CDS encoding HD domain-containing protein: protein MNPYDVISEFYRPGSGLYRTLVRHGEQVAAKAVTVARGLTDQRPDTAFIEAAALLHDIGIFMTWAPGIGCRGIHPYVCHGVLGRELLEHKGLFRHAGVCERHVGVGITVDDIIRQFLPLPRRDMRPITLEEQIIAYADKFYSKGNAAEKPMTTILGDLARFGAEKTAIFCSWAVRFEGYDPADLEAMLPIGPSRDF, encoded by the coding sequence ATGAATCCTTATGATGTGATCTCCGAGTTTTACAGGCCGGGATCGGGGCTCTACCGGACCCTGGTCCGCCACGGTGAACAGGTCGCCGCCAAGGCCGTGACCGTGGCCCGAGGCCTGACCGACCAGCGTCCCGACACGGCCTTCATCGAAGCAGCGGCCCTGCTCCACGATATCGGCATTTTCATGACCTGGGCTCCCGGAATCGGTTGTCGGGGGATCCACCCCTATGTCTGTCATGGGGTTTTGGGTCGGGAACTCCTTGAACACAAGGGGCTCTTCCGCCATGCCGGGGTATGCGAGCGTCATGTCGGGGTGGGCATCACTGTTGACGACATTATCCGGCAGTTCCTTCCCCTTCCCCGAAGGGATATGCGCCCTATTACCCTTGAAGAACAGATCATCGCCTATGCCGACAAATTTTACAGCAAAGGGAACGCCGCTGAAAAGCCGATGACGACGATTCTTGGGGATCTGGCCCGATTCGGGGCTGAAAAGACGGCGATCTTCTGTTCCTGGGCCGTTCGATTTGAGGGTTATGATCCCGCGGACCTGGAAGCGATGTTGCCTATTGGGCCGTCACGCGATTTCTGA
- a CDS encoding fumarylacetoacetate hydrolase family protein, with amino-acid sequence MRLIRFGDAGMERPGLLKAGRIVDLRKHFPDIPDIGEEFFVGGWLKKAAALSAPGETMAVRLGPPVHRPSKIICLGKNYLEHAREGGFEPPTAPLLFAKAPSSLTGPADVILLPASSGQIDWEVELAVIIGKTGKRIDRRRAFEHIAGFAVMNDISGREAQFGDGQWFRGKSFDTFAPLGPAVVTPDELSDVNDLRLETWVNGRVMQTGTTRDMIFDIPSIIDYVSRDITLIPGDIVSTGTPSGVGIFRDPPITLADGDIVECSIEGIGTIRNRVTAQ; translated from the coding sequence ATGCGACTGATACGCTTTGGCGATGCCGGAATGGAAAGACCCGGTCTTCTGAAGGCCGGAAGGATCGTCGACCTGCGTAAACACTTCCCGGATATCCCCGACATCGGGGAAGAATTTTTTGTCGGGGGTTGGCTCAAGAAGGCAGCAGCCCTCTCGGCGCCCGGCGAGACGATGGCGGTCCGACTCGGCCCACCGGTTCATCGTCCGTCAAAGATCATCTGTCTGGGCAAAAATTACCTTGAACACGCCCGGGAAGGCGGATTCGAGCCCCCTACCGCACCACTCCTGTTCGCCAAGGCCCCGAGCAGCCTTACCGGACCGGCCGACGTCATCCTTCTGCCGGCCTCCAGCGGTCAGATTGACTGGGAGGTAGAATTGGCCGTCATCATCGGGAAGACCGGAAAACGGATCGATCGGCGTCGCGCCTTCGAGCATATCGCGGGGTTCGCCGTGATGAACGACATTTCAGGACGGGAGGCACAATTCGGAGACGGGCAGTGGTTCCGCGGGAAATCCTTCGATACCTTCGCCCCCCTGGGCCCGGCTGTCGTGACGCCCGACGAGCTTTCGGACGTCAACGATCTTCGACTCGAAACATGGGTAAACGGTCGCGTTATGCAGACCGGAACCACCCGGGACATGATCTTCGATATTCCTTCAATCATCGATTACGTCAGCCGGGACATCACCCTCATTCCCGGAGACATCGTCTCGACGGGCACCCCTTCCGGTGTCGGCATTTTCAGAGATCCGCCGATAACCCTTGCGGACGGCGACATCGTGGAATGCAGCATCGAGGGTATCGGCACCATCAGAAATCGCGTGACGGCCCAATAG